A region of the Euwallacea similis isolate ESF13 chromosome 10, ESF131.1, whole genome shotgun sequence genome:
ACGACATTCACCCTCTTAGGAAAACatcacaaatattaaaaaattcatacgtTTCAGAGCAGTAATTCCCACTCCACTAGTGCTGGCACTATGTCTGCCCCTCACCACCACATCCTCCACCTTGTAGGTGGGCACTGGGGCCGATGGTTCGTAAGCAGGATTGGCGAAACTCAGCTGATTTCCCGTAGGAGGTGGACTTGTTTGGATCTTCAAAATTCCATATTGCGAGTCGTTAGTTTCAATCTGTAAATTATACTGAAACCGTAACCACGAAAATCGTCTcatgcaaaaataaatgtacCAATCCCGCATCTTCTGTCGGTTCTAGAGTGATATGCGTTTTGGCCCTCTCACACAGAGCAATGTAGAACTGTATGAAATCGGATCTCTTTATTAAGTGGTACATGGCGAAGCATGTGAGCACCGTGGAAACTGACACCGTGAAGAAATAGACGGTACTGCCTCTCAACTCATTTACTATTAGTTTCGTTATTACTCGGACGATTGAAGTGAATACTCCTGAGGTACTTTCACCCACCATCACTGCTTGTGTGTACTTGGGAGGCAACATGCTGGTGTAGCCGTAGAAGCTCGATTGTTGGACTGAAACGAGGATGTTTAAGTTTATTAGCTCTTTTATGGGGACATTTTCTACAGAACGTTGCTACATGTGGCAACCAGTCTTTAAAATCCAACCTGTACATCCTACTGAGACTACAGCCACAGCTGCCAGGTTCACGGTGTATGAAGTCGCGGTGCCCCATGCCTCCCACCAAATCTCGCATACCACCACGAATATAAGGGTAATAAAGGACATTATGTACCCTGTAATATTGTCATAAGCAGGGGTTGTTTGGAAGGACATTTATTACCAAAATTTATCCTCGAATTTAGGGTAAACGTCTCCACCAAAAGATTATTTGTTAGAACTGTGAGGAGGGCCACCACAATGTACACCAGCGACATGTCGAAGACTATAGGAGTGGCGGGGTAACGGACTTTAAAGTAGTCCATAGCCATTATAAAGCTGCAAAGTGCAGTAGATGTGATAAGGGGACATTTGGGACGTGCATGGATTTACCTGTTGTATGGCAGCAAAAACCCCATCCCCCCCAGCACAAACGATAAATAGATGACGTTAAAGGAGTCCACCGGGGGGGAGATGTTGCCATAAGCAGCCCGGGCGTTGGAGAACCCATCGCTCTGGCGCTTCCTGGTTCTGCCTACCAATTTGGAGTAGCCATGGGCGTCTTGGCTGATGGTGTCTTCCACCATTTCCAGATGAGTTTTTCCAATTCACCGAATCATTGCCACATTAATGCGTTCATATTGCTGTTGAGATTTTAGTGAGATTCAGGAAGTCGTACATGTTTATGTCGCGTTACAAGGAACCAGGAATATTAGCCCTTCTGACGTCAGATAATCCGGGGGGGATCGATCGTGCGAATGCGCACACTAAAGCCAAAAGTTTTTAGAGGTGGCGGTTCAAAAAcggtaaaattttttgtattttttaaagctttttttgtgttaagtCTCATTAAGGTTTGGATTGTTGTATACAATAGAGCTGATACTCTgaaatgctaaaaatatttaattggtTCAGGACTGCAGGGGTcgataaaaaagttgtttatttttgttttttttttatattagtaCGATTTAGTTTCTATGGGGCAcgataaatacttttttttaattattattaatttagcggcaattttaaaacattattgtTATTCGTGGCAACCAGTTATACGCTTTCTTTAATTTGCGCCATCTGTGGATAATAGCTCCAAATATGAATGTGACCTAATGCGTTAGATGAGTAGAGAATTATTATTCCTTTTTGTTTCGTATTCGTCCCAAAAAAGACAGAGCTACATTTATTAGTTCTGCAATTCCCGTAATGTCGCTACACACTGACAGTTGATTATAAGTTGTCAGTCGGTTTGAATTTGCAGTGTGACGCAGATCATGTCaactttattagtttttttccatttttccattaaaaaatctcattacCGTCACTCGGCAAGCGCTAAATTGCTAATTACAAATTCCCCGTAACCTTCCCTTCAATAAAATCGCGCCCTCAAGTTCCTTATTGTGCTCGAAAACAGGTCTTCAACAGCGGTCTCTATGTGTGGGGACATGGCCCCGGTACCACAATGGTTGTTTTTCATTTCCGCGAGAAAACAGCGTAGCGAGAACaataaaatgtaacaaaacTATTCCAGAGCTTTCCccttaatttaataataggCCAGCACCTTGATTAAGTGGTGTAAACTCTTATAATGGGGGCTAAACTGAGCACTACAACTGAGGGGTCACAGAGCCCCAGAACTAGGGCTTTTTCAACCAGCAGCAGCACTGAGGTGGTTACCAACCCAGGATTTAGATTTATGCGTTCTTTGGGTATGGAGAATGACAGACAAAGGGCCAGGTAAGGTTCTTGttgcattttcaataaatttggaCATTCACTTAAGCGTTGAAGCCAGCCCTGGTGTCACTGGGTGTCGGAATTTGACTTATccataaataatgttttcaatTGTATTTTGAGTTTAAGTAAGCAATTGTGCAACAGAGCATGAGTGCACCTGTAATGCTTATGTTCAATTCTTCAATCGAAGTACAAGGTCAGTTTGACTGAACTGTGTCAACTAGataatttcttgaattttcctGTAAGAATGTCAAACTGTAGATATTTCCCTGCTGTACCCACAAATAGGATCATTACATGTATTTTTCCCTGGCAAAGTTTATTTTGGTTACCAGTCTGCACAAAGAGCAGATCAGccaaggaaagaaaataaactagcgctttaaattgatttcaaGGCTGCAGGCTGCAACttgtttattatacagggtggttatCGCTCAGGTCATTGCCATCAACACTCATTGTTTTACATAACTCGAGAGGAAAACCTTAAAGCAGGGCTTCTTCAGGAAGTTTCACCAGAATGATTCTTCAGAACCCCCAAAATTGCctctcaattttaaatgacaaaaacCCTTTTCAGGTCTTTGTCCAGTGTCCCGGACTTGCATGGAAGCTCGGCTTCTGAGTCTCACCACACAGAGAATGGGGGTCCCAATTTGGGAGAGGCATCGATGACTGGAAGTCCTGGAGCAGACACAGACAGCAGCGTGGGGGAGGAAGGTGCCCATGGGGGCCTGATCGGGCATGCAGCCGCTGCAGCCCTCACTAGGGTCTATGCAGCCCACTCTTTGCCTGGACACATATGGAGCTTAAATGgtgagtaaaaaaaatttatttatggcgacaattaagtaataaataataatgttttggGTACGTTCCAATTTCACCAGTCAATAGCGGCAATTTTGCGATAAATGTTGTTAAGTGTCCCAACGCGGCACATTTGTTGCTGCTTATCGAAGTGTCATTGGCACGAAATTGTTAGTCCTAGACCTCTTAAGACGGATCTTCAAAATAGATCATACCTTGCGTTTTTGCCATTCAGTTGTGCATTGTTTTGTTAGGGAGGATGCTTAAATCACTTACACTCTAGAATCGTTTATCTTTCGAGCGCTCGTGGAGGTTTCTTGAACTCGTTGACGTCGCAAAGTGTGacttgataattaatttaattaaattattaaaattatcgcGTGTGTATTGAAATATCAAGTTTAAGCGCAGAACAGGTTTTTCAGTGTTGCACAAGGTGAAATATTCTTCTAAGAAATATAGTATTTCTCTCAGTGGTACAAAGTGACAAAACCGAAATGGGTCTTAGTTTTTCTCACCATCATGGTAACAACCACCATGGATTTAAGGAGAAACGTGACGGTGTGAGCAGTAACCTTTGGGGCCAGGAATTGGTTATTAACGAAAGAGGTATAGTAAAGCATCGCACCTGTGCAAAAAGTACCTCATTTGAATGAttcaacttatttaatttatatctcCAGTTACCCCTTAAACATACGTTGTGACAAGTGAGCTTTAAATTCGTTCTAGAAACCGTTATCGGTTTGTTTTGGaacgaaaatatttgtttcggATAACaactattatttttattccgTCCAAATGCGGCGTTTTATTGTCGTCATGTTTTGcgtttaatttttgcttttgagGGCACGTTTTTTGAACAGAAATATGctgattatgaaaattgaacGCAAAATAATGTAGAAGGTCTCGTTCCAGCTTTGTAATTACCACCGGAGTTTGTAATTCTGTTGCCCTCGTAGACGGCCTAGCGTCGGCGTAGCCGGGACGTCGGCGTCGAAGCCCGCCATTTCAGGCGTCGCTGTTGGTGTCTAGTGTCCCGGAAACTGTTGCATCCGGTCTTTCTCTCATCATTTTCGCAGCCTGTTTTTCTCTCGAATTTGCAGGTGTTATTATGCGGATtagcaatttattttagacACTATGGGGGTCACCATAGGGTCCTGCTTACCAGAAGAGGACCCCGATACTGGTAGCAGTTTCCATCGCATGCTCTATGGTAacttacatattttcatttgttaacaatttaaCATTAACGGGCCCAGAAATGGGTTGATTGTAATGCATTGCGGTTGACATATTGTGTTTGATATATGAACGAATTATTGAtgatgaataaaaattgaaatgtgtcattagaaaaattgttgcGTGGTGAAGCTAGCAAGGTCACGGCTACTAATCACTTGGAAACAAGGGGGGTAgtagaattgttttttttttaatgtgatatTACGGTCCGCCTTCAATCAATCAATGCTTTTTTGCAGGTATTAAATGTCCGGTGTGTAGCAAATTCGTCGTTCCAGATGACATTGAATGCCATCTAGTAATGTGCCTCACAAAACCCCGCCTTTCATACAACGGTAAGCGATAGTCTGCGTCTTTCGCTAATTTTCAGCGAATCTTGACAATATGGCGAacagaactttttaaaaataatcttgcAGAAGACGTGTTGACGGACGACAAAGGCGAGTGCGTGATTTGTCTGGAGGAGCTCAGCCAAGGTGACATTATTGCCAGGTTGCCATGCCTTTGTATATATCATAAATCGTACGTAGATTTATCAGGTTAACAAAGTGCAGATAACTTTGTCCAAGAGTTACAAGTTCTGAGAAAGTTATCTGTagactttgatttttttcatacacTAAATTTGAGCATTTCAGGTGTATAGACCAGTGGTTCGAGGTGAACAGATCTTGCCCAGAACATCCGGGGGACTAGCAACAGAATCTTAGAGTTTGAGGATGAaagtttgtaaattaattGTACATAATATCGTGGTGAATAGTAATAGGACAATGTTACAATGGAAAGAGACTGCAGTAATTGTGAAGATTTATTGATGATAACTATTAGGCGTAGGTGCGTTTTCGTTTTAAAAGTATTGACTATAGTGACTTCTTGGACAGTGTCAGTCAGTGTTACTACCAGCTCCGTAATAAGCTTCCACTAGGAAATTACCGGCGAGACCTCGTTTCTTTCTGTTCAATCGTTACACATCCTGTATGTAAACAAGTGTGTAAAGCTaggatttaaatattaaaaatgaaaatttatttatgttttaactATGGAATTCTGCTAAAGGAATTTGTCTTTGCCTCTCGTTTGAGACCCTTGCATACGTTATTCCAACCTGCACAAGGAGAAGCAAATCAAATTCCTTTTAGGTGCTGCTTGAATGTTGTTATTTTCAAGGTATTATAATTGATGgctgttttgttttaaagttaAGGACTAAGCTAGAGGGTTCTACACGGTGACTTGGAAGTTTTACGTCTTTCGTTGCCTACTTCTGCGGTGGTgccatattttatattatgaaATGTTATACTATCCTTTAGAATGTATAATATAGTCACTAGGTTATTGAAAAAAGTGATACGTTTACAATATCATGGGCTTTATTTTTACCTCTGAAAATTGATTCCTGAACGGCGCCATCGCCTGGCAAACTGTGCAAGTGAGGTGAGACAATCAATAATAGTGTGAATGAAGCGTGGTATTTTCGCTATTGCACACGAGGGTGACTCGTAATCTACGAAGCGTGCTTTTTTCACATAGGCTGTGTAATCGCAGAATTGTTGATAACTGATGgaaaaagtattgcaacagCGTCGATCTCAACTACCAAGGATAGGATCTCGACTTGGCTGACAATAGAAAAGCAAACATGAATTCTCATTTTATTTGGTACCaatctaaaaatgaaaaatttcatattttgtttaagaaaACCTTTATTTGCCACCACTGTTATTGTCGATC
Encoded here:
- the Ent3 gene encoding equilibrative nucleoside transporter 4 isoform X1; the protein is MVEDTISQDAHGYSKLVGRTRKRQSDGFSNARAAYGNISPPVDSFNVIYLSFVLGGMGFLLPYNSFIMAMDYFKVRYPATPIVFDMSLVYIVVALLTVLTNNLLVETFTLNSRINFGYIMSFITLIFVVVCEIWWEAWGTATSYTVNLAAVAVVSVGCTVQQSSFYGYTSMLPPKYTQAVMVGESTSGVFTSIVRVITKLIVNELRGSTVYFFTVSVSTVLTCFAMYHLIKRSDFIQFYIALCERAKTHITLEPTEDAGLIETNDSQYGILKIQTSPPPTGNQLSFANPAYEPSAPVPTYKVEDVVVRGRHSASTSGVGITALKRGIQARWEVTKATYPYMLSICLVYFATLCIYPGVASEIVSCTLGSWMPILMMALFNASDLIGKMIASGARYWTGSRLVKCSIMRLILIPLMIMCVAPRRSPKFSAEITAFIYSIILGLTNGILGSVPMIQAPTKVDDRHRELTGNMMTLMYMFGLAAGSLVAYSIENGLGPVDDHPCAIAPYNLPVPDAFATTASEVYENSLTTHVIWSTVLPSTSAGTFIDASNDTQTSLI
- the LOC136411465 gene encoding E3 ubiquitin-protein ligase ZNRF1, yielding MGAKLSTTTEGSQSPRTRAFSTSSSTEVVTNPGFRFMRSLGMENDRQRARSLSSVPDLHGSSASESHHTENGGPNLGEASMTGSPGADTDSSVGEEGAHGGLIGHAAAAALTRVYAAHSLPGHIWSLNGIKCPVCSKFVVPDDIECHLVMCLTKPRLSYNEDVLTDDKGECVICLEELSQGDIIARLPCLCIYHKSCIDQWFEVNRSCPEHPGD
- the Ent3 gene encoding equilibrative nucleoside transporter 4 isoform X2, whose protein sequence is MVEDTISQDAHGYSKLVGRTRKRQSDGFSNARAAYGNISPPVDSFNVIYLSFVLGGMGFLLPYNSFIMAMDYFKVRYPATPIVFDMSLVYIVVALLTVLTNNLLVETFTLNSRINFGYIMSFITLIFVVVCEIWWEAWGTATSYTVNLAAVAVVSVGCTVQQSSFYGYTSMLPPKYTQAVMVGESTSGVFTSIVRVITKLIVNELRGSTVYFFTVSVSTVLTCFAMYHLIKRSDFIQFYIALCERAKTHITLEPTEDAGLIETNDSQYGILKIQTSPPPTGNQLSFANPAYEPSAPVPTYKVEDVVVRGRHSASTSGVGITALKRGIQARWEVTKATYPYMLSICLVYFATLCIYPGVASEIVSCTLGSWMPILMMALFNASDLIGKMIASGARYWTGSRLVKCSIMRLILIPLMIMCVAPRRSPKFSAEITAFIYSIILGLTNGILGSVPMIQAPTKVDDRHRELTGNMMTLMYMFGLAAGSLVAYSIENGLGPVDDHPCAIAPYNLTLLPLLPPRYMRTH